A genomic window from Aethina tumida isolate Nest 87 chromosome 4, icAetTumi1.1, whole genome shotgun sequence includes:
- the LOC109606120 gene encoding uncharacterized protein LOC109606120 isoform X11, with product MDIRAQITNIQEGLMKDFEISRQVIYDLIANDCLNKIDIPSHKHLSYLLQHMGALKDCFQLRDYGELARHRSNFVDMYYLLQKKVQEIEHKIELCKKRFTSTLHGLFYLQDFSFVFSVMLLVNIWRLGWLYMCVRLDVIMRCTEQFNFNADKESQLETLFLCLQTDDLKLLVQRDGYSILPMQDSIVLSISEQMMEGAKEHLQLLRQHMPTNMVESMATSNIFDNLMHLNRQRSRMMYTMNFLNHMSTMIGMRQCRHRDTPQEYAAPPSVNHGFIQGNAPVDGEEVFLGGYAKLSFAAGMDASKRGYPETAA from the exons atggatatAAGGGCGCAAATTACCAATATCCAGGAGGGACTGATGAAGGATTTCGAAATATCCAGGCAAGTG ATTTATGACCTGATTGCCAACGATTGTCTCAATAAAATAGATAT tcCCTCTCACAAGCACCTTTCGTACTTGCTCCAGCACATGGGTGCTCTGAAGGACTGCTTCCAGCTGAGAGACTACGGCGAACTGGCCCGCCACCGCAGCAACTTCGTCGACATGTACTACCTGCTGCAGAAAAAGGTCCAGGAGATCGAGCACAAGATCGAACTGTGCAAGAAACGCTTCACCAGCACGCTGCACGGCCTGTTCTACCTGCAGGACTTCAGCTTCGTGTTCTCCGTCATGTTGCTGGTGAACATCTGGCGCCTCGGGTGGCTCTACATGTGCGTGCGTCTGGACGTCATCATGCGCTGCACCGAGCAGTTCAACTTCAACGCGGACAAGGAGAGCCAGCTGGAGACGTTGTTCCTGTGCCTGCAGACGGACGACCTGAAGCTGCTGGTGCAGCGGGACGGCTACTCCATCCTGCCGATGCAGGACTCGATCGTGCTCTCGATTTCGGAGCAGATGATGGAGGGGGCCAAGGAGCACTTGCAGCTGCTGCGCCAGCACATGCCCACCAATATGGTGGAATCGATGGCCACCTCCAACATCTTCGATAATTTGATGCACCTGAACAGGCAGCGCAGCCGGATGATGTACACGATGAACTTCCTCAACCACATGAGCACCATGATCGGGATGAGGCAGTGCAGGCATCGGGACACGCCGCAGGAGTATGCGGCTCCTCCCTCAG tcAACCACGGTTTCATACAAGGCAACGCACCCGTGGACGGAGAGGAGGTGTTTTTGGGTGGGTATGCTAAGTTGTCATTTGCTGCTGGCATGGATGCTTCCAAACGGGGATATCCTGAAACT GCTGCGTAA
- the LOC109606120 gene encoding uncharacterized protein LOC109606120 isoform X14 codes for MDIRAQITNIQEGLMKDFEISRQVIYDLIANDCLNKIDIPSHKHLSYLLQHMGALKDCFQLRDYGELARHRSNFVDMYYLLQKKVQEIEHKIELCKKRFTSTLHGLFYLQDFSFVFSVMLLVNIWRLGWLYMCVRLDVIMRCTEQFNFNADKESQLETLFLCLQTDDLKLLVQRDGYSILPMQDSIVLSISEQMMEGAKEHLQLLRQHMPTNMVESMATSNIFDNLMHLNRQRSRMMYTMNFLNHMSTMIGMRQCRHRDTPQEYAAPPSVNHGFIQGNAPVDGEEVFLGGYAKLSFAAGMDASKRGYPETAA; via the exons atggatatAAGGGCGCAAATTACCAATATCCAGGAGGGACTGATGAAGGATTTCGAAATATCCAGGCAAGTG ATTTATGACCTGATTGCCAACGATTGTCTCAATAAAATAGATAT tcCCTCTCACAAGCACCTTTCGTACTTGCTCCAGCACATGGGTGCTCTGAAGGACTGCTTCCAGCTGAGAGACTACGGCGAACTGGCCCGCCACCGCAGCAACTTCGTCGACATGTACTACCTGCTGCAGAAAAAGGTCCAGGAGATCGAGCACAAGATCGAACTGTGCAAGAAACGCTTCACCAGCACGCTGCACGGCCTGTTCTACCTGCAGGACTTCAGCTTCGTGTTCTCCGTCATGTTGCTGGTGAACATCTGGCGCCTCGGGTGGCTCTACATGTGCGTGCGTCTGGACGTCATCATGCGCTGCACCGAGCAGTTCAACTTCAACGCGGACAAGGAGAGCCAGCTGGAGACGTTGTTCCTGTGCCTGCAGACGGACGACCTGAAGCTGCTGGTGCAGCGGGACGGCTACTCCATCCTGCCGATGCAGGACTCGATCGTGCTCTCGATTTCGGAGCAGATGATGGAGGGGGCCAAGGAGCACTTGCAGCTGCTGCGCCAGCACATGCCCACCAATATGGTGGAATCGATGGCCACCTCCAACATCTTCGATAATTTGATGCACCTGAACAGGCAGCGCAGCCGGATGATGTACACGATGAACTTCCTCAACCACATGAGCACCATGATCGGGATGAGGCAGTGCAGGCATCGGGACACGCCGCAGGAGTATGCGGCTCCTCCCTCAG TCAACCACGGTTTCATACAAGGCAACGCACCCGTGGACGGAGAGGAGGTGTTTTTGGGTGGGTATGCTAAGTTGTCATTTGCTGCTGGCATGGATGCTTCCAAACGGGGATATCCTGAAACT GCTGCGTAA
- the LOC109606120 gene encoding uncharacterized protein LOC109606120 isoform X8 → MDIRAQITNIQEGLMKDFEISRQVIYDLIANDCLNKIDIPSHKHLSYLLQHMGALKDCFQLRDYGELARHRSNFVDMYYLLQKKVQEIEHKIELCKKRFTSTLHGLFYLQDFSFVFSVMLLVNIWRLGWLYMCVRLDVIMRCTEQFNFNADKESQLETLFLCLQTDDLKLLVQRDGYSILPMQDSIVLSISEQMMEGAKEHLQLLRQHMPTNMVESMATSNIFDNLMHLNRQRSRMMYTMNFLNHMSTMIGMRQCRHRDTPQEYAAPPSVNHGFIQGNAPVDGEEVFLGGYAKLSFAAGMDASKRGYPETVRWLRKVPVQAILEASSNATKAAE, encoded by the exons atggatatAAGGGCGCAAATTACCAATATCCAGGAGGGACTGATGAAGGATTTCGAAATATCCAGGCAAGTG ATTTATGACCTGATTGCCAACGATTGTCTCAATAAAATAGATAT tcCCTCTCACAAGCACCTTTCGTACTTGCTCCAGCACATGGGTGCTCTGAAGGACTGCTTCCAGCTGAGAGACTACGGCGAACTGGCCCGCCACCGCAGCAACTTCGTCGACATGTACTACCTGCTGCAGAAAAAGGTCCAGGAGATCGAGCACAAGATCGAACTGTGCAAGAAACGCTTCACCAGCACGCTGCACGGCCTGTTCTACCTGCAGGACTTCAGCTTCGTGTTCTCCGTCATGTTGCTGGTGAACATCTGGCGCCTCGGGTGGCTCTACATGTGCGTGCGTCTGGACGTCATCATGCGCTGCACCGAGCAGTTCAACTTCAACGCGGACAAGGAGAGCCAGCTGGAGACGTTGTTCCTGTGCCTGCAGACGGACGACCTGAAGCTGCTGGTGCAGCGGGACGGCTACTCCATCCTGCCGATGCAGGACTCGATCGTGCTCTCGATTTCGGAGCAGATGATGGAGGGGGCCAAGGAGCACTTGCAGCTGCTGCGCCAGCACATGCCCACCAATATGGTGGAATCGATGGCCACCTCCAACATCTTCGATAATTTGATGCACCTGAACAGGCAGCGCAGCCGGATGATGTACACGATGAACTTCCTCAACCACATGAGCACCATGATCGGGATGAGGCAGTGCAGGCATCGGGACACGCCGCAGGAGTATGCGGCTCCTCCCTCAG TCAACCACGGTTTCATACAAGGCAACGCACCCGTGGACGGAGAGGAGGTGTTTTTGGGTGGGTATGCTAAGTTGTCATTTGCTGCTGGCATGGATGCTTCCAAACGGGGATATCCTGAAACTGTCAGATG gCTGCGTAAAGTTCCAGTCCAGGCTATTTTGGAGGCTTCTTCCAATGCGACGAAGGCTGCTGAGtga
- the LOC109606120 gene encoding uncharacterized protein LOC109606120 isoform X9 yields MESPSHKHLSYLLQHMGALKDCFQLRDYGELARHRSNFVDMYYLLQKKVQEIEHKIELCKKRFTSTLHGLFYLQDFSFVFSVMLLVNIWRLGWLYMCVRLDVIMRCTEQFNFNADKESQLETLFLCLQTDDLKLLVQRDGYSILPMQDSIVLSISEQMMEGAKEHLQLLRQHMPTNMVESMATSNIFDNLMHLNRQRSRMMYTMNFLNHMSTMIGMRQCRHRDTPQEYAAPPSVNHGFIQGNAPVDGEEVFLGGYAKLSFAAGMDASKRGYPETVRWLRKVPVQAILEASSNATKAAERVTKDLPRHWKFSVKYEEKVHHVVYRK; encoded by the exons ATGGAAAG tcCCTCTCACAAGCACCTTTCGTACTTGCTCCAGCACATGGGTGCTCTGAAGGACTGCTTCCAGCTGAGAGACTACGGCGAACTGGCCCGCCACCGCAGCAACTTCGTCGACATGTACTACCTGCTGCAGAAAAAGGTCCAGGAGATCGAGCACAAGATCGAACTGTGCAAGAAACGCTTCACCAGCACGCTGCACGGCCTGTTCTACCTGCAGGACTTCAGCTTCGTGTTCTCCGTCATGTTGCTGGTGAACATCTGGCGCCTCGGGTGGCTCTACATGTGCGTGCGTCTGGACGTCATCATGCGCTGCACCGAGCAGTTCAACTTCAACGCGGACAAGGAGAGCCAGCTGGAGACGTTGTTCCTGTGCCTGCAGACGGACGACCTGAAGCTGCTGGTGCAGCGGGACGGCTACTCCATCCTGCCGATGCAGGACTCGATCGTGCTCTCGATTTCGGAGCAGATGATGGAGGGGGCCAAGGAGCACTTGCAGCTGCTGCGCCAGCACATGCCCACCAATATGGTGGAATCGATGGCCACCTCCAACATCTTCGATAATTTGATGCACCTGAACAGGCAGCGCAGCCGGATGATGTACACGATGAACTTCCTCAACCACATGAGCACCATGATCGGGATGAGGCAGTGCAGGCATCGGGACACGCCGCAGGAGTATGCGGCTCCTCCCTCAG tcAACCACGGTTTCATACAAGGCAACGCACCCGTGGACGGAGAGGAGGTGTTTTTGGGTGGGTATGCTAAGTTGTCATTTGCTGCTGGCATGGATGCTTCCAAACGGGGATATCCTGAAACTGTCAGATG GCTGCGTAAAGTTCCAGTCCAGGCTATTTTGGAGGCTTCTTCCAATGCGACGAAGGCTGCTGAGagagtgaccaaagatttacCGAGACATTGGAAGTTTTCTGtcaaatatgaagaaaaagtCCATCATGTGGTATACCGAAAATAA
- the LOC109606120 gene encoding uncharacterized protein LOC109606120 isoform X24: MDIRAQITNIQEGLMKDFEISRQVIYDLIANDCLNKIDIPSHKHLSYLLQHMGALKDCFQLRDYGELARHRSNFVDMYYLLQKKVQEIEHKIELCKKRFTSTLHGLFYLQDFSFVFSVMLLVNIWRLGWLYMCVRLDVIMRCTEQFNFNADKESQLETLFLCLQTDDLKLLVQRDGYSILPMQDSIVLSISEQMMEGAKEHLQLLRQHMPTNMVESMATSNIFDNLMHLNRQRSRMMYTMNFLNHMSTMIGMRQCRHRDTPQEYAAPPSVNHGFIQGNAPVDGEEVFLGCVKFQSRLFWRLLPMRRRLLSE, encoded by the exons atggatatAAGGGCGCAAATTACCAATATCCAGGAGGGACTGATGAAGGATTTCGAAATATCCAGGCAAGTG ATTTATGACCTGATTGCCAACGATTGTCTCAATAAAATAGATAT tcCCTCTCACAAGCACCTTTCGTACTTGCTCCAGCACATGGGTGCTCTGAAGGACTGCTTCCAGCTGAGAGACTACGGCGAACTGGCCCGCCACCGCAGCAACTTCGTCGACATGTACTACCTGCTGCAGAAAAAGGTCCAGGAGATCGAGCACAAGATCGAACTGTGCAAGAAACGCTTCACCAGCACGCTGCACGGCCTGTTCTACCTGCAGGACTTCAGCTTCGTGTTCTCCGTCATGTTGCTGGTGAACATCTGGCGCCTCGGGTGGCTCTACATGTGCGTGCGTCTGGACGTCATCATGCGCTGCACCGAGCAGTTCAACTTCAACGCGGACAAGGAGAGCCAGCTGGAGACGTTGTTCCTGTGCCTGCAGACGGACGACCTGAAGCTGCTGGTGCAGCGGGACGGCTACTCCATCCTGCCGATGCAGGACTCGATCGTGCTCTCGATTTCGGAGCAGATGATGGAGGGGGCCAAGGAGCACTTGCAGCTGCTGCGCCAGCACATGCCCACCAATATGGTGGAATCGATGGCCACCTCCAACATCTTCGATAATTTGATGCACCTGAACAGGCAGCGCAGCCGGATGATGTACACGATGAACTTCCTCAACCACATGAGCACCATGATCGGGATGAGGCAGTGCAGGCATCGGGACACGCCGCAGGAGTATGCGGCTCCTCCCTCAG TCAACCACGGTTTCATACAAGGCAACGCACCCGTGGACGGAGAGGAGGTGTTTTTGG gCTGCGTAAAGTTCCAGTCCAGGCTATTTTGGAGGCTTCTTCCAATGCGACGAAGGCTGCTGAGtgagtga
- the LOC109606120 gene encoding uncharacterized protein LOC109606120 isoform X20, translating to MDIRAQITNIQEGLMKDFEISRQVIYDLIANDCLNKIDIPSHKHLSYLLQHMGALKDCFQLRDYGELARHRSNFVDMYYLLQKKVQEIEHKIELCKKRFTSTLHGLFYLQDFSFVFSVMLLVNIWRLGWLYMCVRLDVIMRCTEQFNFNADKESQLETLFLCLQTDDLKLLVQRDGYSILPMQDSIVLSISEQMMEGAKEHLQLLRQHMPTNMVESMATSNIFDNLMHLNRQRSRMMYTMNFLNHMSTMIGMRQCRHRDTPQEYAAPPSVNHGFIQGNAPVDGEEVFLGCVKFQSRLFWRLLPMRRRLLSE from the exons atggatatAAGGGCGCAAATTACCAATATCCAGGAGGGACTGATGAAGGATTTCGAAATATCCAGGCAAGTG ATTTATGACCTGATTGCCAACGATTGTCTCAATAAAATAGATAT tcCCTCTCACAAGCACCTTTCGTACTTGCTCCAGCACATGGGTGCTCTGAAGGACTGCTTCCAGCTGAGAGACTACGGCGAACTGGCCCGCCACCGCAGCAACTTCGTCGACATGTACTACCTGCTGCAGAAAAAGGTCCAGGAGATCGAGCACAAGATCGAACTGTGCAAGAAACGCTTCACCAGCACGCTGCACGGCCTGTTCTACCTGCAGGACTTCAGCTTCGTGTTCTCCGTCATGTTGCTGGTGAACATCTGGCGCCTCGGGTGGCTCTACATGTGCGTGCGTCTGGACGTCATCATGCGCTGCACCGAGCAGTTCAACTTCAACGCGGACAAGGAGAGCCAGCTGGAGACGTTGTTCCTGTGCCTGCAGACGGACGACCTGAAGCTGCTGGTGCAGCGGGACGGCTACTCCATCCTGCCGATGCAGGACTCGATCGTGCTCTCGATTTCGGAGCAGATGATGGAGGGGGCCAAGGAGCACTTGCAGCTGCTGCGCCAGCACATGCCCACCAATATGGTGGAATCGATGGCCACCTCCAACATCTTCGATAATTTGATGCACCTGAACAGGCAGCGCAGCCGGATGATGTACACGATGAACTTCCTCAACCACATGAGCACCATGATCGGGATGAGGCAGTGCAGGCATCGGGACACGCCGCAGGAGTATGCGGCTCCTCCCTCAG tcAACCACGGTTTCATACAAGGCAACGCACCCGTGGACGGAGAGGAGGTGTTTTTGG gCTGCGTAAAGTTCCAGTCCAGGCTATTTTGGAGGCTTCTTCCAATGCGACGAAGGCTGCTGAGtgagtga
- the LOC109606120 gene encoding uncharacterized protein LOC109606120 isoform X6 gives MDLQIYISSMQDWLMDKFGLSRQLIYDLIANDCLNKIDIPSHKHLSYLLQHMGALKDCFQLRDYGELARHRSNFVDMYYLLQKKVQEIEHKIELCKKRFTSTLHGLFYLQDFSFVFSVMLLVNIWRLGWLYMCVRLDVIMRCTEQFNFNADKESQLETLFLCLQTDDLKLLVQRDGYSILPMQDSIVLSISEQMMEGAKEHLQLLRQHMPTNMVESMATSNIFDNLMHLNRQRSRMMYTMNFLNHMSTMIGMRQCRHRDTPQEYAAPPSVNHGFIQGNAPVDGEEVFLGGYAKLSFAAGMDASKRGYPETVRWLRKVPVQAILEASSNATKAAERVTKDLPRHWKFSVKYEEKVHHVVYRK, from the exons ATGGatttacaaatatacatttcaAGCATGCAAGACTGGCTGATGGACAAATTCGGTTTGTCGCGACAACtg ATTTATGACCTGATTGCCAACGATTGTCTCAATAAAATAGATAT tcCCTCTCACAAGCACCTTTCGTACTTGCTCCAGCACATGGGTGCTCTGAAGGACTGCTTCCAGCTGAGAGACTACGGCGAACTGGCCCGCCACCGCAGCAACTTCGTCGACATGTACTACCTGCTGCAGAAAAAGGTCCAGGAGATCGAGCACAAGATCGAACTGTGCAAGAAACGCTTCACCAGCACGCTGCACGGCCTGTTCTACCTGCAGGACTTCAGCTTCGTGTTCTCCGTCATGTTGCTGGTGAACATCTGGCGCCTCGGGTGGCTCTACATGTGCGTGCGTCTGGACGTCATCATGCGCTGCACCGAGCAGTTCAACTTCAACGCGGACAAGGAGAGCCAGCTGGAGACGTTGTTCCTGTGCCTGCAGACGGACGACCTGAAGCTGCTGGTGCAGCGGGACGGCTACTCCATCCTGCCGATGCAGGACTCGATCGTGCTCTCGATTTCGGAGCAGATGATGGAGGGGGCCAAGGAGCACTTGCAGCTGCTGCGCCAGCACATGCCCACCAATATGGTGGAATCGATGGCCACCTCCAACATCTTCGATAATTTGATGCACCTGAACAGGCAGCGCAGCCGGATGATGTACACGATGAACTTCCTCAACCACATGAGCACCATGATCGGGATGAGGCAGTGCAGGCATCGGGACACGCCGCAGGAGTATGCGGCTCCTCCCTCAG tcAACCACGGTTTCATACAAGGCAACGCACCCGTGGACGGAGAGGAGGTGTTTTTGGGTGGGTATGCTAAGTTGTCATTTGCTGCTGGCATGGATGCTTCCAAACGGGGATATCCTGAAACTGTCAGATG GCTGCGTAAAGTTCCAGTCCAGGCTATTTTGGAGGCTTCTTCCAATGCGACGAAGGCTGCTGAGagagtgaccaaagatttacCGAGACATTGGAAGTTTTCTGtcaaatatgaagaaaaagtCCATCATGTGGTATACCGAAAATAA
- the LOC109606120 gene encoding uncharacterized protein LOC109606120 isoform X7, whose amino-acid sequence MDIRAQITNIQEGLMKDFEISRQVIYDLIANDCLNKIDIPSHKHLSYLLQHMGALKDCFQLRDYGELARHRSNFVDMYYLLQKKVQEIEHKIELCKKRFTSTLHGLFYLQDFSFVFSVMLLVNIWRLGWLYMCVRLDVIMRCTEQFNFNADKESQLETLFLCLQTDDLKLLVQRDGYSILPMQDSIVLSISEQMMEGAKEHLQLLRQHMPTNMVESMATSNIFDNLMHLNRQRSRMMYTMNFLNHMSTMIGMRQCRHRDTPQEYAAPPSVNHGFIQGNAPVDGEEVFLGGYAKLSFAAGMDASKRGYPETVRWLRKVPVQAILEASSNATKAAE is encoded by the exons atggatatAAGGGCGCAAATTACCAATATCCAGGAGGGACTGATGAAGGATTTCGAAATATCCAGGCAAGTG ATTTATGACCTGATTGCCAACGATTGTCTCAATAAAATAGATAT tcCCTCTCACAAGCACCTTTCGTACTTGCTCCAGCACATGGGTGCTCTGAAGGACTGCTTCCAGCTGAGAGACTACGGCGAACTGGCCCGCCACCGCAGCAACTTCGTCGACATGTACTACCTGCTGCAGAAAAAGGTCCAGGAGATCGAGCACAAGATCGAACTGTGCAAGAAACGCTTCACCAGCACGCTGCACGGCCTGTTCTACCTGCAGGACTTCAGCTTCGTGTTCTCCGTCATGTTGCTGGTGAACATCTGGCGCCTCGGGTGGCTCTACATGTGCGTGCGTCTGGACGTCATCATGCGCTGCACCGAGCAGTTCAACTTCAACGCGGACAAGGAGAGCCAGCTGGAGACGTTGTTCCTGTGCCTGCAGACGGACGACCTGAAGCTGCTGGTGCAGCGGGACGGCTACTCCATCCTGCCGATGCAGGACTCGATCGTGCTCTCGATTTCGGAGCAGATGATGGAGGGGGCCAAGGAGCACTTGCAGCTGCTGCGCCAGCACATGCCCACCAATATGGTGGAATCGATGGCCACCTCCAACATCTTCGATAATTTGATGCACCTGAACAGGCAGCGCAGCCGGATGATGTACACGATGAACTTCCTCAACCACATGAGCACCATGATCGGGATGAGGCAGTGCAGGCATCGGGACACGCCGCAGGAGTATGCGGCTCCTCCCTCAG tcAACCACGGTTTCATACAAGGCAACGCACCCGTGGACGGAGAGGAGGTGTTTTTGGGTGGGTATGCTAAGTTGTCATTTGCTGCTGGCATGGATGCTTCCAAACGGGGATATCCTGAAACTGTCAGATG gCTGCGTAAAGTTCCAGTCCAGGCTATTTTGGAGGCTTCTTCCAATGCGACGAAGGCTGCTGAGtga